The following proteins come from a genomic window of Pangasianodon hypophthalmus isolate fPanHyp1 chromosome 24, fPanHyp1.pri, whole genome shotgun sequence:
- the cldn26 gene encoding putative claudin-24, which produces MYRVKKEPGVTMVLLTTKIVQRASLFVAFGGLVTTFITTFLPLWKTMNSELNEMENWYEGLWHTCIFTEEVGLHCKAFESLLALPPVTLASRILMCVSIVTGFLGVLVAFFGLDGVEIGAGRDRLKRGLLILGGVLIWVSGITTLAPVSLIAYVMVVEFWDEGLPDVMPRWEYGEAMFSAWFSGLLLVIGGSFLFVAVCMRDHEAKQQREIFSPTHELQPRTQHYLKTEVL; this is translated from the coding sequence ATGTACAGAGTGAAGAAGGAACCAGGAGTGACGATGGTGCTTCTAACCACTAAGATCGTACAGAGAGCGTCACTCTTTGTGGCTTTCGGCGGCCTCGTCACGACATTCATCACCACATTTTTGCCACTATGGAAGACGATGAACTCTGAGTTGAACGAGATGGAGAATTGGTACGAAGGTCTGTGGCATACTTGCATCTTCACGGAGGAAGTGGGTCTCCACTGCAAAGCCTTTGAGTCTCTCCTCGCTCTGCCTCCAGTCACACTTGCCTCCAGGATTCTCATGTGTGTATCCATCGTGACTGGGTTCCTCGGCGTGTTGGTGGCGTTTTTTGGACTCGATGGTGTAGAGATCGGGGCCGGCCGTGACAGGTTAAAGAGGGGGCTCCTCATCCTCGGTGGCGTGCTGATCTGGGTGTCGGGAATCACGACTCTGGCGCCGGTTTCACTCATCGCGTACGTGATGGTGGTGGAGTTCTGGGATGAGGGTCTCCCTGACGTGATGCCGCGCTGGGAGTACGGCGAGGCCATGTTCTCCGCCTGGTTCTCAGGACTTCTGCTGGTCATCGGAGGATCGTTCCTCTTCGTCGCAGTGTGCATGAGGGACCACGAAGCCAAGCAGCAAAGGGAAATCTTCTCACCTACTCATGAACTTCAACCAAGGACTCAGCACTACCTAAAGACAGAGgtcttatag